A genomic segment from Nocardiopsis sp. Huas11 encodes:
- a CDS encoding TetR/AcrR family transcriptional regulator → MPRTKGDHEARRRDVSEAVWRVLAARGFGGLSLRAVAAELDATTGLLTHYFPTKRDLVTHALDLLEERTAARPRRTAAEGLAAVRAALLDILPITDAAVDGNRVWVSSWDAALADPQLSGDHARRYGRSRERLSALVATAQRLGELPAGDPARLAAGAQSFVLGLVVQALFDPRAFPPEHQVELLDDYLAALACAPPADGGPGPTDPGRTPAS, encoded by the coding sequence ATGCCACGCACCAAGGGGGACCACGAGGCCCGCCGCCGCGACGTCTCCGAGGCGGTCTGGCGGGTGCTGGCCGCGCGCGGCTTCGGCGGGCTGAGCCTGCGCGCCGTCGCCGCCGAGCTCGACGCGACCACCGGCCTGCTCACGCACTACTTCCCCACCAAGCGCGACCTGGTCACACACGCCCTCGACCTGCTCGAAGAGCGCACCGCCGCCCGCCCCCGGCGCACCGCCGCGGAGGGGCTGGCCGCCGTCCGGGCCGCCCTGCTCGACATCCTGCCGATCACGGACGCGGCCGTGGACGGCAACCGGGTGTGGGTCTCCTCCTGGGACGCCGCCCTCGCCGATCCGCAACTGAGCGGCGACCACGCCCGCAGGTACGGCCGCAGCCGGGAACGGCTGAGCGCGCTGGTCGCCACGGCGCAGCGGCTCGGCGAACTGCCCGCCGGGGACCCGGCGCGCCTGGCGGCCGGGGCCCAGTCCTTCGTCCTCGGCCTGGTGGTCCAGGCCCTGTTCGATCCCCGGGCGTTCCCGCCCGAGCACCAGGTCGAGCTGCTCGACGACTACCTGGCCGCGCTGGCCTGCGCGCCCCCGGCCGACGGAGGCCCCGGCCCCACGGACCCTGGCCGCACGCCCGCGTCCTGA
- a CDS encoding GNAT family N-acetyltransferase, protein MFSLPLSDTADLRPLEVRHAEEFAAHMDRAREHIRPWVGSTFVSEDLDGARSTLRRYADRQAADGARLYGIWLDGVLVGGTLFAKFDVGAGTCEVGCWLEPSAEGRGLITRACRTLLDWAFVERGMHRAEWLCRADNERSAAVAARLGMTLEGVLREVWSYEGKRYDEQVWSVLASEWRSDGAEAQEPRSA, encoded by the coding sequence TTGTTCTCTCTCCCGTTGTCGGACACCGCCGACCTCCGTCCCCTGGAGGTCCGGCACGCCGAGGAGTTCGCCGCGCACATGGACCGGGCGCGCGAGCACATCCGGCCGTGGGTCGGGTCGACGTTCGTTTCCGAGGACCTCGACGGGGCGCGGTCCACCCTGCGCCGGTACGCCGACCGCCAGGCCGCCGACGGCGCCCGCCTCTACGGCATCTGGCTCGACGGCGTGCTGGTCGGCGGCACGCTGTTCGCGAAGTTCGACGTCGGCGCGGGCACCTGCGAGGTCGGCTGCTGGCTGGAGCCGTCCGCCGAGGGCCGCGGTCTGATCACCCGTGCGTGCCGCACGCTGCTGGACTGGGCGTTCGTCGAACGGGGGATGCACCGGGCCGAGTGGCTGTGCCGCGCCGACAACGAACGCAGCGCCGCGGTGGCCGCCCGGCTCGGCATGACCCTGGAGGGTGTGCTGCGCGAGGTCTGGTCCTACGAGGGCAAGCGCTACGACGAGCAGGTCTGGTCGGTCCTGGCCTCCGAATGGCGCAGCGACGGCGCGGAGGCCCAGGAGCCCCGGTCCGCCTAG
- a CDS encoding alpha/beta fold hydrolase, with translation MTDWKLDESFESSSGRVSWNRIGSGEPVVLCHGTPFSSYVWRAVARALAQTHEVYVWDMPGYGASDKFEGQDVSLAAQGRVFTELLAHWGLDRPTVFAHDFGGAVSLRAHLLHGVPYRRLALVDVVALRPWGSPSFRHLGEHAEVFAGLPEGMHRALVEEYVSSVSPRGLHPEVLRGVVAPWTGPTGQAAFYRQIAQATARDTDEFHDRLGTIDMPVLVCWGTEDGWIPVAKAHELGALIPGAEVRLIEGAGHLVQEDAPAELTAALAAFARS, from the coding sequence TTGACGGACTGGAAGCTGGATGAGTCGTTCGAGTCGTCGTCCGGCCGGGTGAGCTGGAACCGGATCGGCAGCGGGGAACCCGTCGTGCTCTGCCACGGGACCCCGTTCTCGTCGTACGTGTGGCGGGCGGTGGCACGGGCCCTCGCGCAGACGCACGAGGTCTACGTCTGGGACATGCCGGGCTACGGGGCCTCGGACAAGTTCGAGGGCCAGGACGTCTCGCTCGCGGCCCAGGGGCGGGTGTTCACCGAACTCCTGGCGCACTGGGGCCTGGACCGGCCCACGGTGTTCGCCCACGACTTCGGCGGTGCGGTCTCGCTGCGCGCCCACCTGCTGCACGGGGTGCCGTACCGGCGGCTGGCCCTGGTGGACGTGGTGGCGCTGCGGCCGTGGGGCTCGCCGTCCTTCCGGCACCTGGGCGAGCACGCCGAGGTGTTCGCCGGGCTCCCCGAGGGCATGCACCGGGCCCTGGTCGAGGAGTACGTGTCCTCGGTGAGTCCGCGCGGCCTGCACCCCGAGGTGCTGCGCGGTGTGGTGGCGCCGTGGACGGGGCCGACCGGGCAGGCCGCCTTCTACCGCCAGATCGCGCAGGCGACGGCGCGGGACACCGACGAGTTCCACGACCGGCTCGGCACCATCGACATGCCGGTGCTCGTGTGCTGGGGCACGGAGGACGGCTGGATCCCGGTCGCCAAGGCGCACGAACTCGGTGCCCTGATCCCGGGCGCCGAGGTCCGGCTCATCGAGGGGGCGGGCCACCTCGTCCAGGAGGACGCCCCCGCCGAGCTCACCGCGGCGCTGGCGGCCTTCGCCCGGTCCTGA
- a CDS encoding MFS transporter, translating into MTTLDPPTPVPEENAPSLVRGWLAVLAVTLGIFALMTSELLPVGLLTPIGADLDVSPGTVGLMVTVPGVVAAVSAPLVTVATGRVDRRLVLIVLVGLVGAANLASAFATTFAVVLVARFLIGVSVGGFWSLAGGIALRLVPRRHVARATAVIFGGVETASVLGVPAGTLLGDASGWRGAFAAVGVLGLASLVCLVLLMPKVEPRRTITFAALPEVLRTNAAVRVGIAMTFLVITGHFAAYTFVRPILLGDGVDAGMVGILLLVFGAAGVCGNFVAGALIAVRLRQTVLGIVVVLGTAMVLLALTDGGPVPAGAILVLWGLGYGAVPVTFQTWILDAAPDATEAATSLYVSAFNLSIALGALVGGLAVDGIGTTSVLWIGGGLVVLVLPVLAGTRRTARAGAV; encoded by the coding sequence GTGACCACACTCGACCCGCCCACGCCCGTCCCCGAGGAGAACGCCCCCTCCCTCGTCAGGGGATGGCTCGCCGTCCTGGCCGTGACGCTGGGCATCTTCGCCCTGATGACCTCCGAGCTGCTGCCCGTGGGCCTGCTCACCCCCATCGGCGCCGACCTGGACGTCTCCCCCGGCACCGTCGGCCTGATGGTGACCGTGCCCGGTGTCGTCGCGGCCGTCTCGGCGCCTCTGGTGACGGTGGCCACCGGCAGGGTGGACCGGCGGCTGGTGCTCATCGTGCTGGTGGGCCTGGTGGGTGCGGCCAACCTCGCCTCGGCCTTCGCGACGACCTTCGCGGTCGTTCTCGTCGCGCGGTTCCTGATCGGCGTGAGCGTGGGCGGTTTCTGGTCCCTGGCCGGAGGCATCGCCCTGCGGCTGGTGCCGCGCAGGCATGTCGCCCGCGCCACCGCCGTCATCTTCGGCGGCGTCGAGACCGCCTCGGTCCTCGGCGTGCCCGCGGGCACCCTGCTGGGCGACGCGAGCGGTTGGCGCGGCGCCTTCGCGGCCGTCGGCGTCCTCGGCCTGGCCTCCCTGGTCTGCCTGGTCCTGCTGATGCCGAAGGTGGAGCCGAGGCGCACCATCACCTTCGCCGCCCTGCCGGAGGTCCTCAGGACCAACGCCGCGGTACGGGTGGGCATCGCCATGACGTTCCTCGTCATCACCGGCCACTTCGCGGCGTACACCTTCGTACGGCCGATCCTGCTGGGCGACGGCGTCGACGCCGGCATGGTCGGCATTCTGCTGCTCGTCTTCGGGGCCGCCGGCGTCTGCGGCAACTTCGTCGCGGGCGCGCTGATCGCCGTACGCCTGCGGCAGACCGTCCTGGGCATCGTCGTGGTCCTCGGCACGGCCATGGTGCTGCTCGCCCTCACCGACGGCGGCCCCGTACCGGCCGGCGCGATCCTCGTCCTGTGGGGCCTGGGCTACGGGGCCGTGCCGGTCACCTTCCAGACCTGGATCCTCGACGCCGCTCCGGACGCGACGGAGGCCGCCACCTCGCTGTACGTCTCGGCCTTCAACCTGTCCATCGCCCTCGGCGCCCTCGTGGGCGGCCTGGCGGTCGACGGTATCGGCACGACCAGCGTCCTGTGGATCGGCGGCGGCCTCGTCGTGCTCGTGCTCCCGGTTCTCGCCGGCACGCGGCGGACCGCGCGTGCCGGAGCGGTCTGA
- a CDS encoding carboxymuconolactone decarboxylase family protein, whose translation MTTFQIPERMDFARLSPKVLKAVLALDAAAREGVDPVVLELVQIRASQINGCAYCVDYHVGDARKAGEDDDRLHQLAVWRESSLYTARERAALALAEAVTLLPGGVPDEVYAAAERHFEERELAQLIAVVFTVNTWNRMNATTRKTPGTA comes from the coding sequence ATGACGACTTTCCAGATTCCCGAACGCATGGACTTCGCCCGGCTCTCCCCCAAGGTCCTCAAGGCCGTCCTGGCGCTGGACGCCGCCGCCCGGGAGGGCGTCGACCCCGTGGTCCTCGAACTCGTGCAGATCCGCGCCTCCCAGATCAACGGGTGCGCGTACTGCGTCGACTACCACGTCGGCGACGCCCGCAAGGCCGGTGAGGACGACGACCGCCTCCACCAACTCGCCGTCTGGCGGGAGTCGAGCCTCTACACCGCGAGAGAGCGGGCCGCGCTCGCACTCGCCGAGGCGGTCACCCTGCTCCCCGGCGGCGTTCCGGACGAGGTGTACGCCGCGGCCGAGAGGCACTTCGAGGAGCGGGAGCTGGCCCAGCTCATCGCGGTGGTCTTCACGGTCAACACCTGGAACCGCATGAACGCCACGACCCGCAAGACCCCCGGCACGGCGTAG
- a CDS encoding PLP-dependent aminotransferase family protein, whose amino-acid sequence MTDSWGTSPEADARPGTEATREPGRDAAEPSGAGAEGPGTGADLHLELAGPESIRTRLMRALREAIDSGRLAPETRLPSHRGLAADLGIARNTVADAYAELVEEGWLTARQGSGTRVARRARPLEPDGPRPPVRPAPQRPAHDLMPSSPDAAAFPRAAWLASARRALGSAPGDAFGVGDPRGRIELRRALVEYLARARGVRTSPDRIIVCSGVADGLSLLCALLRGPVAVESYGLGFHRDIIARAGLRTLPLTVDGHGARVEELSGIRAEGVLLTPAHQFPTGGPLHRDRRAAVVDWARATAGVLLEDDYDGEFRYDREPVGAVQGLDPERVVYLGSVSKSLSPALRLGWMVLPGWLVDGVLGVKGPRETRSGVVDQLTLADFIARGSYDRHLRRMRRVYRRRRDRLTAALAERAPHVRVRGIAAGLHAVLDLPEGTEPAVLRAARRHGLALDGLGPYRHPDSGMPARDGLVIGYGTPPEHAFAAALEALCRALPGPPRAGV is encoded by the coding sequence GTGACGGATTCATGGGGCACTTCGCCGGAGGCCGACGCGCGACCAGGCACGGAGGCCACCAGAGAACCAGGCAGGGACGCCGCCGAGCCGTCAGGCGCGGGCGCCGAGGGGCCGGGCACGGGCGCCGACCTCCACCTCGAACTCGCGGGGCCGGAGAGTATTCGGACGCGGTTGATGCGCGCGCTGAGGGAGGCGATCGACTCGGGGCGGTTGGCCCCCGAAACCCGGCTCCCCTCCCACCGGGGACTGGCGGCCGATCTCGGCATCGCCCGCAACACCGTCGCCGACGCCTACGCGGAGCTGGTCGAGGAGGGGTGGCTGACGGCTCGTCAGGGCTCGGGGACGCGCGTCGCCCGCCGCGCACGGCCACTGGAGCCGGACGGCCCGCGCCCGCCCGTGCGCCCGGCGCCCCAGCGTCCGGCGCACGACCTCATGCCCAGTTCGCCGGACGCGGCGGCCTTCCCCCGGGCGGCCTGGCTCGCATCGGCCCGCCGTGCCCTGGGGTCCGCGCCGGGCGACGCGTTCGGTGTGGGTGACCCGCGCGGCCGGATCGAGTTGCGAAGGGCCCTGGTGGAGTACCTGGCGCGGGCCCGGGGAGTGCGCACGTCCCCGGACCGGATCATCGTCTGCTCGGGTGTCGCCGACGGGCTGAGCCTGTTGTGCGCGCTGCTGCGCGGCCCCGTGGCGGTGGAGTCCTACGGCCTGGGCTTCCATCGCGACATCATCGCCCGCGCCGGACTCCGCACGCTACCGCTGACGGTCGACGGTCACGGGGCGCGGGTCGAGGAGCTCTCCGGCATCCGGGCGGAAGGCGTGCTTTTGACCCCGGCCCACCAGTTCCCGACCGGCGGTCCGCTGCACCGCGATCGGAGGGCGGCGGTCGTGGACTGGGCGCGGGCGACCGCCGGAGTCCTACTGGAGGACGACTACGACGGCGAGTTCCGCTACGACCGCGAACCGGTCGGCGCCGTGCAGGGGCTGGACCCGGAGCGGGTGGTCTACCTCGGTTCGGTGAGCAAGAGCCTGTCCCCGGCGCTGCGGCTGGGCTGGATGGTCCTGCCCGGATGGCTGGTCGACGGCGTGCTCGGCGTCAAGGGGCCGCGTGAGACACGGTCGGGGGTCGTCGACCAGCTGACGCTCGCCGACTTCATCGCCCGGGGCTCCTACGACCGGCACCTGCGCCGGATGCGCCGCGTCTACCGCCGTCGGCGGGACCGCCTCACGGCCGCGCTCGCCGAGCGCGCCCCGCACGTGCGGGTGAGGGGCATCGCCGCCGGCCTGCACGCTGTCCTCGACCTGCCCGAGGGCACCGAACCGGCCGTGCTGCGCGCCGCCCGGCGCCACGGCCTGGCGCTGGACGGTCTCGGCCCCTACCGGCACCCCGACAGCGGCATGCCGGCGCGCGATGGCCTGGTGATCGGATACGGGACTCCGCCCGAGCACGCGTTCGCCGCCGCTCTGGAGGCCCTGTGCCGGGCCCTGCCAGGTCCGCCGCGGGCCGGAGTGTGA
- the nhaA gene encoding Na+/H+ antiporter NhaA, with protein MSIDPIEHPAHPGPIAKFADSLRSDTVGGFLLIGAAVLALVWINSPFGEIYESMRSFRIGPESLHLNLSLETWAADGLLAVFFFVVGNELKQEFVHGELRNPRRAMLPIVAAICGMVVPAAVYAAINITSPETIGGWGIPMATDIAFALAILAVVGRGLPPALRTFLLTLAIVDDLGAVIVIAVFYTADINFVALGIAAVLLAVFGYLQRGRGLAAKLNASPIPNWLVYLPLAIVIWVLTHESGVHATIAGVAMGLLMRTTKHEGEHHDPSHGMEQILRPWSAGLALPIFAFFSAGVVFDGFGEVVTDTAALGIIAGLVGGKVIGIVGGSWLTTKLTRAELNPSLRWIDLVGMSQLAGIGFTVSLLIAELSFVGAEHHLAHAKTGVLVASLIAALLSIFILGSRSRYYRRLAAEGRGPTAPSDASQGS; from the coding sequence ATGAGCATTGACCCGATCGAGCACCCCGCTCATCCGGGCCCCATCGCCAAGTTCGCCGACTCCCTGCGCAGCGACACCGTGGGGGGCTTCCTCCTCATCGGCGCCGCCGTTCTGGCACTCGTGTGGATCAACTCGCCCTTCGGTGAGATCTACGAGTCGATGCGTTCGTTCCGCATCGGCCCGGAGTCCCTCCACCTGAACCTGTCACTGGAGACCTGGGCCGCCGACGGACTTCTCGCCGTCTTCTTCTTCGTCGTGGGCAACGAGCTCAAGCAGGAGTTCGTCCACGGTGAGCTCCGCAACCCCCGGCGCGCGATGCTGCCGATCGTCGCCGCGATCTGCGGCATGGTGGTACCCGCCGCCGTCTACGCCGCCATCAACATCACCTCCCCCGAGACCATCGGCGGCTGGGGCATCCCGATGGCGACGGACATCGCCTTCGCGCTCGCCATCCTCGCGGTCGTCGGCCGCGGCCTGCCGCCCGCGCTGCGCACCTTCCTGCTGACGCTCGCGATCGTCGACGACCTCGGCGCCGTCATCGTCATCGCCGTCTTCTACACCGCCGACATCAACTTCGTCGCCCTGGGCATCGCCGCCGTCCTGCTGGCCGTCTTCGGCTACCTGCAGCGCGGTCGCGGTCTGGCGGCCAAGCTCAACGCGTCCCCCATCCCGAACTGGCTGGTCTACCTGCCGCTGGCGATCGTGATCTGGGTCCTCACGCACGAGAGCGGCGTGCACGCCACCATCGCCGGTGTGGCCATGGGTCTGCTCATGCGCACCACCAAGCACGAGGGCGAGCACCACGACCCCAGCCACGGCATGGAGCAGATACTGCGTCCCTGGTCCGCCGGTCTGGCCCTGCCGATCTTCGCGTTCTTCTCCGCCGGCGTCGTCTTCGACGGCTTCGGCGAGGTCGTCACCGACACGGCGGCGCTGGGCATCATCGCCGGCCTCGTCGGCGGAAAGGTGATCGGCATCGTGGGCGGTTCGTGGCTCACCACGAAGCTCACCCGGGCCGAGCTCAACCCCAGCCTCAGGTGGATCGACCTCGTCGGTATGTCGCAGCTCGCGGGTATCGGCTTCACCGTGTCGCTGCTGATCGCCGAGCTGTCCTTCGTCGGCGCCGAACACCATCTGGCGCACGCCAAGACCGGTGTCCTGGTCGCGTCGCTGATCGCCGCACTGCTGTCCATCTTCATCCTGGGCAGCCGTTCCCGGTACTACCGCCGCCTGGCGGCCGAAGGCCGCGGTCCCACGGCGCCCTCCGACGCCAGTCAGGGCTCCTGA
- a CDS encoding alpha/beta fold hydrolase → MLDSQVRGAHVYRSQDGARVVREWCEREIAACPEVTALPSLETELGTTRAFRAPGGNGDPVVVLSGTNFNTATSIELIRALAADRPVISVDLPGQPGLSCDVRPRGARVKAYGAWLDEVLPLLTDRPAIVLGHSLGAMVALAASPSPLVGALVLVSPAGLTAAGTTPELLRAALPWMIGPRDSKSTRLLNAMSGRAHVAEGVHPLAPWMTLVGRYCRTSLAPAPLPMECLRPWRKTPITVATGSEDTLFSPARLHGPAYRLLGAEVHVMEGLGHLGPLEDPAPAAALLRELD, encoded by the coding sequence ATGCTCGACTCCCAAGTGCGTGGTGCGCACGTCTACCGCTCGCAGGACGGTGCGCGAGTGGTGCGCGAATGGTGTGAGCGGGAGATCGCCGCCTGTCCGGAGGTCACCGCCCTGCCCTCCCTGGAGACCGAGCTCGGCACGACCCGGGCGTTCCGTGCCCCCGGAGGGAACGGCGACCCCGTGGTCGTGCTCAGCGGCACCAACTTCAACACCGCCACCTCCATCGAGCTGATCCGCGCCCTGGCCGCCGACCGCCCCGTCATCTCCGTCGACCTGCCCGGCCAGCCCGGCCTGAGCTGCGACGTGCGTCCGCGCGGCGCCCGGGTCAAGGCCTACGGCGCCTGGCTCGACGAGGTGCTGCCCCTGCTGACCGATCGTCCCGCCATCGTGCTCGGGCACTCCCTCGGCGCGATGGTCGCCCTGGCGGCCTCTCCGTCGCCACTGGTCGGGGCGCTGGTCCTGGTGTCCCCGGCCGGACTGACGGCGGCGGGCACGACACCCGAACTGCTGCGTGCGGCGCTGCCGTGGATGATCGGACCGCGCGACAGCAAGAGCACCCGGCTTCTCAACGCCATGAGCGGTCGTGCCCACGTCGCCGAGGGCGTGCACCCGCTGGCCCCCTGGATGACGCTCGTCGGGCGCTACTGCCGCACCAGTCTGGCTCCGGCTCCGCTGCCGATGGAGTGCCTGCGCCCCTGGCGCAAGACCCCGATCACCGTCGCCACGGGTTCCGAGGACACGCTGTTCTCGCCCGCTCGGCTGCACGGGCCCGCGTACCGGCTGCTGGGCGCCGAGGTGCACGTCATGGAGGGCTTGGGCCACCTCGGACCGCTGGAGGACCCGGCCCCGGCCGCCGCCCTGCTCCGCGAGCTCGACTGA
- a CDS encoding aminoglycoside phosphotransferase family protein — MRTPAAEVDTSPALVTALLHDQHPDLAALSVTEAASGWDNALFRLGDRLSVRLPRREAAARLVRNEQRWLGPIAARVGVPVPAPVRVGRPGHGYPWHWSVTPWFDGRVAADVPVASRRPLAAPLAAFVNRLHVPAPDDAPANPVRAVPLRRRHDRLMEYLDGGRIPRARELRALWERLADAPAHTGPPLWVHGDLHPANLLVTSDGEPGLAAVLDFGDLTAGDPATDLATAWMLFDAPGRAAFRAALPEVHPHSWDRARAWAVVMGAATAAHSSDNPRMAAIGDHTLTQALGS; from the coding sequence ATGCGCACGCCCGCCGCCGAGGTCGACACGAGCCCCGCACTCGTGACGGCGCTCCTGCACGACCAGCACCCCGATCTGGCCGCTCTTTCCGTGACCGAGGCCGCCAGCGGTTGGGACAACGCCCTGTTCCGGCTCGGCGACCGCCTCTCCGTCCGACTGCCCCGCCGCGAGGCCGCCGCCCGGCTCGTCCGGAACGAACAGCGCTGGCTCGGCCCGATCGCCGCACGCGTGGGCGTCCCCGTCCCCGCACCGGTGCGGGTCGGCCGTCCCGGCCACGGCTACCCCTGGCACTGGTCGGTCACGCCGTGGTTCGACGGACGGGTCGCCGCCGACGTGCCCGTCGCCTCCCGGCGCCCGCTGGCCGCTCCCCTGGCCGCCTTCGTCAACCGTCTGCACGTCCCCGCGCCCGACGACGCCCCGGCCAACCCGGTCCGCGCCGTCCCCCTGCGCCGGCGCCACGACCGGTTGATGGAGTACCTGGACGGCGGCCGCATCCCACGGGCGCGCGAACTGCGCGCGCTGTGGGAACGACTCGCGGACGCCCCCGCCCACACGGGTCCGCCGCTGTGGGTGCACGGCGACCTCCACCCGGCCAATCTGCTGGTCACCTCCGACGGCGAACCCGGTCTCGCCGCGGTGCTGGACTTCGGCGACCTCACCGCCGGGGACCCGGCCACCGACCTCGCCACGGCCTGGATGCTCTTCGACGCCCCCGGTCGGGCGGCCTTTCGCGCCGCGCTCCCCGAAGTCCACCCGCACTCCTGGGACCGCGCCCGGGCCTGGGCGGTGGTGATGGGCGCGGCGACCGCGGCCCACTCCAGCGACAACCCCCGCATGGCCGCGATCGGAGACCACACGCTCACCCAGGCCCTCGGCTCGTGA
- a CDS encoding acyl-CoA desaturase translates to MERTPVYFAVRLSLIALSFVGVWVLFFALGNSWWQLGTAVAMAAVFGQVGLVSHELAHLQIMSKRGPSVALGRIVGNLGIGLGYGWWQDKHTRHHANPNHEELDPDVQPDLLVWSEDQARAAKGLPAFIGRYQAFLFYPFLLLEGLNLHVGSVRALFRRSTKQRVLEGVLLAGHFVLFLGAVFTVLDPLLAVAFIAVQQGLFGVYLGCIFAPNHKGMPTLKKGEKLDFLRKQVLTSRNVRGSWFTDIALGGLNYQIEHHLFPNMPTPHLGRAQVIVREYCEEIGVPYHETGFVRSHVEALTYMHQTGAPLRERHRQAA, encoded by the coding sequence ATGGAGCGCACACCCGTGTACTTCGCGGTGCGGCTCTCCCTCATCGCGCTGTCCTTCGTCGGCGTGTGGGTTCTGTTCTTCGCCCTGGGCAACTCCTGGTGGCAGTTGGGCACGGCCGTGGCGATGGCCGCGGTGTTCGGCCAGGTGGGTCTCGTGTCCCACGAGCTCGCCCACCTGCAGATCATGTCCAAACGGGGCCCGAGCGTGGCCCTGGGCCGGATCGTCGGCAACCTCGGCATCGGGCTCGGATACGGGTGGTGGCAGGACAAGCACACCCGCCACCACGCCAACCCGAACCACGAGGAGCTCGACCCCGACGTCCAGCCGGACCTGCTCGTGTGGTCCGAGGACCAGGCCCGCGCCGCCAAGGGGCTTCCCGCCTTCATCGGCCGCTACCAGGCCTTCCTCTTCTACCCGTTCCTGCTGCTGGAGGGCCTCAACCTCCACGTGGGCAGCGTGCGCGCGCTCTTCCGGCGCAGCACCAAGCAGCGCGTCCTGGAGGGCGTGCTCCTGGCGGGCCACTTCGTGCTCTTCCTCGGCGCCGTGTTCACGGTCCTGGACCCGCTCCTGGCGGTCGCGTTCATCGCGGTGCAGCAGGGCCTGTTCGGTGTCTACCTGGGCTGCATCTTCGCGCCCAACCACAAGGGCATGCCCACGCTGAAGAAGGGCGAGAAGCTCGACTTCCTTCGCAAGCAGGTGTTGACCTCCCGCAACGTGCGCGGAAGCTGGTTCACCGACATCGCGCTGGGCGGCCTCAACTACCAGATCGAGCACCACCTGTTCCCCAACATGCCCACCCCGCACCTGGGGCGCGCGCAGGTGATCGTGCGCGAGTACTGCGAGGAGATCGGCGTGCCGTACCACGAGACCGGTTTCGTGCGGTCGCACGTCGAGGCCCTCACGTACATGCACCAGACCGGGGCGCCCCTGCGTGAGCGCCACCGCCAGGCCGCCTAG
- a CDS encoding HEAT repeat domain-containing protein, translating to MAAEEVYDVYEVYDVERVMEHGPGIYAGTDLDVRAVVARMPREVKERFHLDRVPWHRFPHAYGVDDSVPRDLSALRSADGAQADQVLGSLWSTVCHQGGTSPSGALAVPFLLRAAADPSAHGRAGALRLVAELARPEHYGDGTRTGLLRSTETRGLWDNNGYPVSWSVEAAQDAVAADAAILLALLDCSVPDIRALACYALAPASGEVGRISAALHDRFRAEEDPSVRASLVLAIGQLALERGDGQAVAWTRGLWSAPERPDEVRVSAALAWSCLVDVPVPEELRTVLDDIVTDDLVRLMAAVPWMRVVDDHGAGLTRCVARMLGPDARPAAAADPFA from the coding sequence GTGGCGGCGGAAGAGGTCTACGACGTCTACGAGGTCTACGACGTCGAGCGCGTCATGGAGCACGGCCCGGGGATCTACGCCGGGACCGACCTGGACGTGCGCGCGGTGGTGGCGCGGATGCCGCGCGAGGTCAAGGAGCGCTTCCACCTCGACCGTGTGCCCTGGCACCGCTTCCCCCACGCCTACGGGGTGGACGACAGTGTGCCGCGGGACCTGTCGGCGCTCCGCTCGGCCGACGGGGCGCAGGCGGACCAAGTCCTCGGCTCACTCTGGAGCACCGTCTGCCACCAGGGCGGGACGTCTCCGTCCGGTGCGCTCGCGGTTCCCTTCCTGCTCCGGGCCGCCGCTGATCCCTCGGCGCACGGCCGGGCGGGCGCGCTGCGGCTGGTCGCCGAGCTGGCGAGACCCGAGCACTACGGTGACGGCACCCGCACGGGCCTCCTGCGGAGTACGGAGACCCGGGGGCTGTGGGACAACAACGGCTACCCCGTGAGCTGGTCCGTCGAGGCGGCACAGGACGCCGTCGCCGCCGACGCCGCCATCCTCCTCGCCCTCCTCGACTGCTCCGTCCCCGACATCCGGGCTCTGGCCTGCTATGCGCTGGCCCCCGCCTCCGGTGAAGTCGGCCGGATCTCCGCCGCGCTGCACGACCGGTTCCGAGCCGAGGAGGATCCATCGGTCCGGGCGAGCCTGGTCCTGGCGATCGGTCAACTGGCCCTCGAACGCGGGGACGGGCAGGCGGTCGCGTGGACCCGCGGGCTGTGGTCGGCCCCGGAGCGGCCCGACGAGGTCCGGGTGAGCGCGGCGCTGGCGTGGTCGTGCCTGGTGGACGTCCCGGTTCCCGAGGAGCTGCGGACCGTCCTCGACGACATCGTCACCGACGACCTGGTCCGGCTGATGGCGGCGGTCCCGTGGATGCGGGTGGTCGACGACCACGGCGCCGGGCTGACCCGTTGCGTGGCGCGGATGCTCGGTCCCGACGCGCGTCCGGCGGCCGCCGCCGACCCGTTCGCCTGA